TGCTTGAGCGCACGGAGGCGAACCGCGCCGTCATTGCCCGTCATGAATTCCGGCATCTCTGGCCGGTGGACTGGACGGCGACGAGCGCGATGCCGGTGGACGCCGCATCACTTGCCGAAGCCGAGCGCGCGGTGGCGCTCGCGCCCGAGAGTGTGTTCGCGCAGACCGCGGTCGCGCGGGCTGCGATGGCGGCCGGCAGGCTCGACCGCGCCGCGGAGATGCTCGCCATCCTGACCCGGTTGCCGAACCCCCACGAGAGCCACTGGTCGTATTACGGTTACGCGCTCTTTCACCTCGGCAAGCTCGACGAGGCGCAGGAAGTGTTTGCCACCATGCACCGCCGAGGAATCGCGCCGGGCTACGCGTGGTTCATGCGCCACCATATCGCGCTGCGCCGGGGCGACCTCGCCGGGGCGGACCGGTGTTTGACTGAGGCGCTGCGACTCACACCGGACAGCGGGGAGTTCAACAACGCGAGGGCACGGCTCGATGCGCGGTTGAAGAGCCAGTGAGCTGAACCCGCGCGGTGTGGCGGTTCAGCGCAACTGCTCGAGGATTGGAGTCAGCGCGCGGTTGATCTTCTCCGCGATGCGTTCGTAGCCCGCGTCGTTCGGGTGAATCGTGTCCGACATGAGGCGCGGGTCGGTGAGCAGGCCGTCGAGCACGTTCGGCACGAGCAACACCTTCTTCGCGCGCGCGAGTTCCTCGAAGGGCTTGTCGTTCTTGTCCCGCACGGTCGCGCTGCGCACGCCGATGAGCACGACGAACGCGCCGCCCGAGTGAAAGCGGTCAATCATCACCCCGAGGTTCCTGAACATCTGGTCGCGGGACATCTGCTGGAGCCCGTCGTTGCCGCCGAGGCAGAGCAGCACCACGCGTGGCTGGGATTTTGCGGCCGCTTCGAGCCGGGACAATGCCCCTTGGGTCGTGTCGCCCGGCGCACCGAAGTTGCGGATGGTGATGCCGAGGCGCCGTGTGAGTTGACTCGGGAAGTCCATTCCCTCGCTCGCGCCGTAACCGGAGGTCAGGCTGTCGCCGAACGCAATCCAGTCACCGTGACCCGTGGGCGGTAGGTTTCTGAAACTTCGCGGCCCGGCAGGCTTCAGAAGCCATGCGACGACGGCAATCGCCACAAGCAGAGTCCAGAATGCGGGCCGCCGATGCACGGTTGGATTCTGACCCTTGACGCGCCAACTTTGAACTTCGTTCTACCGAATCGCGCTCATCACCGCTTCGACGACTCGCGCAACGGGAATCCCCGTCATGCATCTGAAATCAATCGGGCACTCGCGCAAGAAGCACGGCGAACAGGCCGCACGGGCGCGGAGCAACTGGTGGCGCGGGTCGCCGGGCAATCCCGGCGCGGTCAGATCCGGCGACGTGCTGCCGAACAGCGCGACCACCGGCGTGCCGACCGCGGCCGCCAGATGCATCGGGCCGGTGTCGTTGGCGAGCACCACCCGGCACGCGCGCAGCAGGGCGCATAACTCGCGCAAGGAGGTGCGGCCCGCGAGATTCGTAAACACCGTTCCCGGGCTCTGCATGCGGGAAGGCGTGCCCGCCACGCGCAAGGCCTTGTCCGCGATGTGAGCGCAGATTGCGGCGTCCGCCTTCCCACCGAGAAGCACCCAG
This is a stretch of genomic DNA from Verrucomicrobiota bacterium. It encodes these proteins:
- a CDS encoding arylesterase, whose amino-acid sequence is MHRRPAFWTLLVAIAVVAWLLKPAGPRSFRNLPPTGHGDWIAFGDSLTSGYGASEGMDFPSQLTRRLGITIRNFGAPGDTTQGALSRLEAAAKSQPRVVLLCLGGNDGLQQMSRDQMFRNLGVMIDRFHSGGAFVVLIGVRSATVRDKNDKPFEELARAKKVLLVPNVLDGLLTDPRLMSDTIHPNDAGYERIAEKINRALTPILEQLR